The Fusobacterium necrophorum subsp. necrophorum genome includes the window TACCGGAAGAATTGATTGAGAAAGCAAAAAATGGAGATCAGGAAGCCATTACTTTTATCATAGAATGTTATCAAAATGTAATTTCTATGAGTGCGAGTCATTATTATATGGTCGGAGCGGAGAAACAGGATTTACTTCAGGAAGGAATGTTGGGCTTATTAAAGGCATTAAAGGCATACGATAAAGAAAAATCTTCTTTTCGTACCTTTGCAATTCTTTGTATTCGCAGACAATTGATTTCTGCCATTAAGGCCTCTAATACGAAAAAGAATCTGGTATTTCATCATGCTGTGATCAAGAATCCTCTGTTGGGAGAG containing:
- a CDS encoding sigma-70 family RNA polymerase sigma factor, which encodes MNLEQENIPEELIEKAKNGDQEAITFIIECYQNVISMSASHYYMVGAEKQDLLQEGMLGLLKALKAYDKEKSSFRTFAILCIRRQLISAIKASNTKKNLVFHHAVIKNPLLGEEELLGKSSYDPEELYLSKEKIQEYYQYIQESFSAFEKEIFHYMIQGYSYREIGMILSKNSKSIDNAFQRIKKKSEVWLQKYNLE